In the genome of Amblyraja radiata isolate CabotCenter1 chromosome 6, sAmbRad1.1.pri, whole genome shotgun sequence, the window ttcgatttaaaccagcatttgcagttccttcctagacaataAAATGGCACTTATTAATGCTTTGTTATGTTAAAAATCCACAATCTTATTCTCCATTGGGTGTGCAAAAATATTTAGACTATTTGTGGTTATATGAGCAAGAGGTGAATTGATTTTCAATATCACCAATTATGAATTAAGACACTTAAATAAACACTGTTCCTTTTTTTATTATATAACTAAAATGCCAGAGTTCACAGTCCTTGGCTTGTCAGTAATCCTGCTTTAAGTTGCATTGCAATTGGTTTTCTTTTCaccaatatcttttaaatatgAAAACATGCAAAGTCATTTTATATTCCATTATGAACCTCTTTATAAAGTTTATCATTCAATTTAAATAGGTTTGCAATTTGGCAATGcaaaaatatataaacataatTCCGATCCAAAGGAAAGTGAGTGGATACCACCGAGTAGGAACAGTGAAATCAGAAAATAAGAGTTGTGTTCCTTTTATAGGATCGTCCCAACAATGCAAAGTTGTAATAAgttgaaatctttttttttttttttttaaagagttgtAAACTGGATTGAATTATTAACAATACCGGATTCTATCCTTTTAGCACAACATGCATGCATAATAATCATCTTGTTACACTCTACAATATTCTTCTGCCTCAGATTGAGAGAAAACAGAGGGATTAAAATGCACGTTGGAAAAtgacaaaagaaaaaaaattgcaaGTATATATTCAGCAGcatatttaaaaattattttaagtaCTCTGAACTATAGGTTTTACCGACAGTATGTCCCTTTAAAAGAAATACGTACATTTAACTTACACAACCTGTACGTTTCAATCTATTTCTATTGATATTCTTTCTAAATACTGCAAAAGGGAGTTTCTCAAAGATTAGGGTATTATTTTACGGACAAGGAAGAAATACCATCCTCTCTATTCACAGGGCACATTTTGCTATTTTAATGTCTTTGATCACAAAttacttaaaaaaataataatctggAATTAAACTACAACTATTAATTTCTATGATTTAGGAAATCTGTTCTGGGCATCTTTCAGTTATGAAAGGGGAAAAAAGCGGACAACAAATTCCTTGGATATTCTTAAGCATTTCACATTTTATGACAGTGTTTCTCATATCCAGTCAATATGCAGAAACCAGAACTCATCATGTGGCAAAGGCTCTCTCTTTTAAAGAGGCAACTGAATAAAATAGGAAAATTAAAAAGGAATAAATAAACATATATTCCAACCATGCTTATATCTGAATCTATTGGAGTTAGTCGCAAATGAAATTTAATTAGCTAAAATATTTCCAACTTTAATTAGCTCATTGGTTGAATAATAATGCTCTCTGTTGTACGATTTACAGCTTGTATGTTAAGTACAATTAAGTACATTGAGGGTCTGCCATATATCGAACTGGTTGGGCACTTTATTTAGATGATTTTCAAGCAATATAGAGAAAAGTAATTTGAAAGATGAACACTGACTGTGtgacttaaaaaaaatattctaaatgcttTTGCTTTATTGTGCATCATCTAGACCAAGATCTGTTAGCTCATGTCTCCTCACCAGAAAGCTTTTGAGTGTCATAAATAGCAGGCTCCACAAGGAATCTCAAGAATGTTCTGACTTTTCGGCATCACATTGTTAACACTGAAGTCTGAAAAGTTCAAAACTGCAACTGCATGGGAAAGACTGCCATTTGCCAAACTTGGCAGTTACAATGGGAAGAGACCTCTAGAGCAGACATTGATGCACTAGTTTCTTGGTGACATTAAAAAATAACATCGTCAGAGGGTAGAAATATATCAAAcatatcaaaaaatcaaaaattaaaaataatatattttaaacCGTCCCTTGTACCTTTAAGAAAACAACCACATAATATTTACTGAAGATTTGATAAGTTTTTTTTATACTCTTAATAATTATCCTACTGTACCAAAGGATTTTTTTCACAAAAACAATTATATTTGTTTAAAGATCCACAGTGCTACAAAAGCTAAACTTCATTCAATTGTTGTTGGTTACTTTACAAGTGGGAAGAACTAGCCGCAGAGAAGGAACATATATCATTTCAGACAAACTGTCACAATAAATCATTTAGCAGTTTAAAAAGAAAACTTTTCAAGTAACTGATTCTGCAGCAACTAGCCTCATTCACATTAATAACTTTTACTGAGAGGGACAGAGTATGATGGCATTGGTATAGATCAAAAATTGAATGCTCACTCCAGCAGAGGGTTCATAATGGCTTATCTTGTGTAAACAGGTGGATGGAGGTCATACAGGATTTTACCAATTGGTTCTTAAAGTTGAGCAATCCTGTGTTTTGGCCCTTTGCACTTTCAGGCCAAAGAACTCAATTACAAATCTGTAAGACCTTGTAAGACAATTGTAaaatgtgaacttgtgaaaaaaaaaaaaaaatcagatacaCATTACTTTTGAATATTAACTGTCACTAGGATGTACAGAACCATGTAAAGTGCATCCCAAAACACCACTCGACATTTAACTTTGTGGGCCTTTGAGCGAACAGTAAATCAGTAGCTTTTATTGTTTCTGAACTTGCCATACTGTTCTAGCAATTAAGTCgccgcaagatagacacaaaaagctggagtaacttcagactggtctgaagaagggtctcgacccaaaatgtcaccccttccttctctccagagatgctgcctggcccgctgagttacttcagctttttgtgtccatctctggtttaaaccagcatctgcagttccttcttacacattaagtCGCCACAATACCTTCAGCAAAAAATAAGTTTAGGAGTTGGTAAGGATCTGCTTGAATCTGAAGTACCgaagggtaaaaaaaaaaaaaaaacaacaaaaaaacaaaaccacaCTGCACTTGTAGTTCAGTTTTTCAATTTGAAGTATTTAGATCATACATTCTATATACACAAGGGCTTCACTGTCAATATTTCAACTTTAGATGCTAATGAGCATGAATTTTCTTTTAAATTGAAGGTCCCACAGTATCACCTTTGTACAAAAGCTTTCACTGATCATATTAGTATTCAGTATTTGAGTTCAGTATTCAGAATTCAAGCTAATTTACAGGCTTCAACCCTGgagaatgaaatatttgatattgtATTATCTAAAAATGTACTTAGTACAGTGGGCCAATTGTGGCAAGTTACCTCCTAGTGCTAAAAACTAGTCAAAACCACATGCTTACTCGCTGAAGAATTCCATTTCATGCGGTTCTGATTATACTTTCTCCCCACTCTAATTTATAATTATATGACCATATTCCATTTTGTTCTTAAAGGGTATAAAATAAAGCTTTTGAAATTGGGCAGATCTGTGGATACCTTAACAATGTAAATGAACAAGTTTAAATATACATTTGCATCACATGTAATCCTCTGTTACATGGATTAGCAGTGGTGCTACTGTCATTACCATTAACCCTGAGCTCACAGTCCTAGAACAGCACCAGTACCCATTGATATACTATATCACAGAAAAGGTGCTATATAGTTACAATAACATATGATGAGGTTCAGTAAGTTTTTGGTACAGTACCAGAATGGCAAACGTCTGGTACAATAGCATACTTTCCAACAACTGAAAAATGCATCCATACACTTCAAGGCCTTTCATCTTTCAGTCACATGAAAATAGTTTCTGTTTCTAATGAAAACCTATAATTTTTAATGTGCTTCATCAAAGTACGTATGAAGTTATAAACAGATATTGTCAAAAGCATTAAGACTTAAGACTGGACAAAATCTTAACATCGGGTGCCATAGTTGATGAATACATAATAAAATGCTTAGTATAGATGCAACTTGAAAACCTTCTCCCCTCTTGTAACACTGAAAAGTCTGTAGCTAGCATAAAAGATGGCTTTTGACAAATACTTTCCATTTCATAATTAAAGATGTAGTTTGGTTGGATAGCAAAGCATTATTGCTCTCCCTTAGTTCTCTTTCCCTCCATCTTGTTACGATGATTGCCTTGCTTTCTGCCACTCAACAAATTCATCAAGCAGAACAGGCCCTGAAATCAAAAGCAACTTGAAATTACAATTTATTTTGCAATTATATTTGAATAACTGCAGATAGGGGAAAGAAACTTACATGCACCATCTTCATCATAGTTGCTAAGGTCTGCGAGTACAGTTCTGCTGAATTCCAACACGTTGAACCATTGATCTTTATTCATAACTCTGTATTTTGATTGCTGCAAAGAGAGTAGAGGCGTTATGAAAAACATACTATGTAAAAATCCCCATTTACTACATTCCGTTAAatttgtggggggttttttgCAATGATTTTGGAGAATTATTTTTAAAGAATTAACAAAGTACCTCCAAAAATTGGTAGAAGGCAGAGAACAGAGCCCACGTTCTTCCTAAGAGCAGAGCTAACATAGACTTTGCAGTATCAATATCAAGGCTACGCTGGTCTTTATCCTAGAAGAGGGGACATAGAGGGGTTTGTGATAACTTTCATGAAAAGAAATGGAGAATCAACTTgaagaaatattttttttgtctTACTCTAGCAAAATCAAAGGCATATCTGTAAATTTGTTTGAAAGCTGATAGGTCATTGAGTTGCGAGCGCAAATAATCAAACTTGCTCTGTAGCCTCTCTGTGCAGTCACATCTAGGTTAAAACAAATGTTgcattaaaaaaagattttcccACGCATAAACAAAGTTTTCATACGTTACGTGCACGTTTATTCAGAATAAGCACATTTTTTAGCATGTGGTAGATATTAAACAGAAAGGAATGGACTGTCATGCTATAATTTCAGTTTTATTGTGAAAGGCATAATTGCAGAGATTTCTTACTGTAATGACGTCATTCCTTTTAGCCACTCTTCTTTAGTGAAAAACCCCATGTTTTGAGCCTCCAGCTTCCATGCTAATACTAACATGATAATCTGCAGACAAAAAAAAATTAGGTGCATTTTCAGCACATCGTATACATTGGTCTATAACTTACGGTCTGTGCTTCACCCTGGCTCAGAGGCTCCAACAGGGCAGCAAATGCAGTAGACAAGAGAGCCAACTGGTTAACCAGTCTTCCTTTCATCTGGAGGCCATGTGTCTTAACACACTAggctaatctatattactaaaaatctgatcttgaccacttcctgttgttctgtatattgattttagaaaaaacactgccatttacggctgtgatttttggccatcttactcaagagtccccctccgctgcgcaggacaagaggatttttcccatcgatgaaaaataaaagagttattagtgttaaaaaaatgttgagattctctctcctcaaggccatgccccttctggagggactataaaacccggaagtgttgagtgcctcagtcaatctcagcaagatgggggagcgagagggtcacgtctctcagtctgagctgtgaataa includes:
- the dcun1d5 gene encoding DCN1-like protein 5 isoform X6 yields the protein MPVKKKRKSSGSEDASMKKCRISSFCRVQTPSRLISDDSFSSKKCLAWFYEYAGTDEVVGPEGMEKFCEDIGVEPENIIMLVLAWKLEAQNMGFFTKEEWLKGMTSLQCDCTERLQSKFDYLRSQLNDLSAFKQIYRYAFDFARDKDQRSLDIDTAKSMLALLLGRTWALFSAFYQFLEQSKYRVMNKDQWFNVLEFSRTVLADLSNYDEDGAWPVLLDEFVEWQKARQSS
- the dcun1d5 gene encoding DCN1-like protein 5 isoform X2, which codes for MSSLLSRVTVIGPALSHLRDWLILADLHQISRTFNRLNLKEDLNGQGDQDIGSSFQCTCSVFWCAHKMPVKKKRKSSGSEDASMKKCRISRVQTPSRLISDDSFSSKKCLAWFYEYAGTDEVVGPEGMEKFCEDIGVEPENIIMLVLAWKLEAQNMGFFTKEEWLKGMTSLQCDCTERLQSKFDYLRSQLNDLSAFKQIYRYAFDFARDKDQRSLDIDTAKSMLALLLGRTWALFSAFYQFLEQSKYRVMNKDQWFNVLEFSRTVLADLSNYDEDGAWPVLLDEFVEWQKARQSS
- the dcun1d5 gene encoding DCN1-like protein 5 isoform X5, translated to MRDWLILADLHQISRTFNRLNLKEDLNGQGDQDIGSSFQCTCSVFWCAHKMPVKKKRKSSGSEDASMKKCRISRVQTPSRLISDDSFSSKKCLAWFYEYAGTDEVVGPEGMEKFCEDIGVEPENIIMLVLAWKLEAQNMGFFTKEEWLKGMTSLQCDCTERLQSKFDYLRSQLNDLSAFKQIYRYAFDFARDKDQRSLDIDTAKSMLALLLGRTWALFSAFYQFLEQSKYRVMNKDQWFNVLEFSRTVLADLSNYDEDGAWPVLLDEFVEWQKARQSS
- the dcun1d5 gene encoding DCN1-like protein 5 isoform X4, whose product is MFPSLPSGSLSLRRCERLAHTGRLASDIPNIQSTGSSFQCTCSVFWCAHKMPVKKKRKSSGSEDASMKKCRISSFCRVQTPSRLISDDSFSSKKCLAWFYEYAGTDEVVGPEGMEKFCEDIGVEPENIIMLVLAWKLEAQNMGFFTKEEWLKGMTSLQCDCTERLQSKFDYLRSQLNDLSAFKQIYRYAFDFARDKDQRSLDIDTAKSMLALLLGRTWALFSAFYQFLEQSKYRVMNKDQWFNVLEFSRTVLADLSNYDEDGAWPVLLDEFVEWQKARQSS
- the dcun1d5 gene encoding DCN1-like protein 5 isoform X7; this encodes MPVKKKRKSSGSEDASMKKCRISRVQTPSRLISDDSFSSKKCLAWFYEYAGTDEVVGPEGMEKFCEDIGVEPENIIMLVLAWKLEAQNMGFFTKEEWLKGMTSLQCDCTERLQSKFDYLRSQLNDLSAFKQIYRYAFDFARDKDQRSLDIDTAKSMLALLLGRTWALFSAFYQFLEQSKYRVMNKDQWFNVLEFSRTVLADLSNYDEDGAWPVLLDEFVEWQKARQSS
- the dcun1d5 gene encoding DCN1-like protein 5 isoform X1, encoding MSSLLSRVTVIGPALSHLRDWLILADLHQISRTFNRLNLKEDLNGQGDQDIGSSFQCTCSVFWCAHKMPVKKKRKSSGSEDASMKKCRISSFCRVQTPSRLISDDSFSSKKCLAWFYEYAGTDEVVGPEGMEKFCEDIGVEPENIIMLVLAWKLEAQNMGFFTKEEWLKGMTSLQCDCTERLQSKFDYLRSQLNDLSAFKQIYRYAFDFARDKDQRSLDIDTAKSMLALLLGRTWALFSAFYQFLEQSKYRVMNKDQWFNVLEFSRTVLADLSNYDEDGAWPVLLDEFVEWQKARQSS
- the dcun1d5 gene encoding DCN1-like protein 5 isoform X3, which translates into the protein MRDWLILADLHQISRTFNRLNLKEDLNGQGDQDIGSSFQCTCSVFWCAHKMPVKKKRKSSGSEDASMKKCRISSFCRVQTPSRLISDDSFSSKKCLAWFYEYAGTDEVVGPEGMEKFCEDIGVEPENIIMLVLAWKLEAQNMGFFTKEEWLKGMTSLQCDCTERLQSKFDYLRSQLNDLSAFKQIYRYAFDFARDKDQRSLDIDTAKSMLALLLGRTWALFSAFYQFLEQSKYRVMNKDQWFNVLEFSRTVLADLSNYDEDGAWPVLLDEFVEWQKARQSS